In Marivirga salinae, a single window of DNA contains:
- a CDS encoding tetratricopeptide repeat-containing sensor histidine kinase — translation MKTTKNQKSIFYTELLFIKSAIQYVQSDYLESRNSYEELFNISKEIHNEVGIARALNGRGLIHLGRELFNEALIEIKKALVINRKIAHQKSIAANLLNIGICYQELGEWEDAYTAYHESYKISIRNDLEIYALMDMNRLGSLFLEKNQLDSAEYYLLKVYDSKSNQWEKSYNLSGLTELEFKKENYTKAIEYGLKSFEIAKEIGAKWDASEVALKLSKTYEKINLLQKALEYHKIHKAYSDSLLNEEMNHEINWAELQQSKAENEQLKVQKNLLSSDKDRNQLIIALLASLVLFLVILALLYRRHIRQKEKYNQNLGAINRQLADKKLQIEKQNEELKQINNAKNRLFSILSHDLRSPINSVKQLLEIRGSISEDDNEKFMNRLTQEVGNVNQQINRLLKWANTQMDGFKTNPKVVQLEKTVDENLNSIKYIAQEKGIELKHNIAKSFVYMDPEQLNIIINNLLNNSIKFTPTGGFIEVNYSQNDTSIFLSIEDNGIGMDQNTLASLKGELNERSFSRKGTAKEIGTGLGMLLVKQFLTFNNAFIEIESEEGKGTRFILTFPKATEGI, via the coding sequence ATGAAAACGACTAAAAACCAAAAAAGTATCTTCTATACAGAATTACTTTTTATAAAATCTGCTATTCAATACGTACAAAGTGATTATTTAGAATCAAGAAACAGCTACGAAGAGCTTTTTAATATATCAAAAGAGATCCACAATGAAGTTGGTATTGCCAGAGCACTAAATGGTAGAGGCTTAATACACTTAGGTCGTGAGCTTTTTAATGAAGCCCTAATAGAGATAAAAAAAGCATTAGTGATAAATAGAAAAATAGCCCATCAAAAGAGTATAGCTGCTAATCTTCTCAATATTGGAATTTGTTATCAAGAACTCGGGGAATGGGAAGATGCCTACACAGCTTATCACGAATCTTATAAAATCTCTATAAGGAATGATCTTGAAATATATGCATTAATGGACATGAACCGATTAGGGTCATTATTTTTAGAAAAAAATCAATTGGATTCTGCAGAATATTATCTATTAAAAGTTTATGATAGCAAGTCAAATCAGTGGGAAAAAAGCTATAACCTAAGCGGATTAACAGAATTGGAATTCAAAAAAGAGAATTATACTAAAGCTATTGAATATGGTTTAAAATCCTTCGAAATAGCTAAAGAAATCGGTGCCAAATGGGATGCTTCTGAAGTGGCATTAAAATTAAGTAAAACTTATGAAAAAATAAATTTACTCCAAAAGGCATTAGAATATCATAAAATACATAAGGCATATAGCGATAGCCTTTTGAACGAAGAAATGAATCATGAAATCAATTGGGCAGAATTACAGCAATCTAAGGCAGAAAACGAACAACTTAAAGTGCAAAAGAATTTGCTTTCGTCTGATAAAGACCGAAACCAATTGATCATTGCCTTGCTAGCCTCACTAGTATTATTTCTGGTAATTTTAGCTTTGCTATACAGAAGACATATTAGACAAAAGGAAAAATACAATCAGAATTTAGGAGCTATTAATAGGCAATTAGCGGATAAAAAATTGCAAATTGAAAAGCAGAATGAAGAATTAAAGCAAATAAACAATGCTAAAAACCGCTTATTCTCCATTCTTTCGCATGATTTAAGATCTCCTATTAATTCAGTGAAACAATTACTGGAAATTAGAGGAAGTATTTCAGAAGATGACAATGAAAAATTCATGAACAGATTAACCCAAGAAGTGGGAAATGTAAATCAGCAAATCAATAGATTGTTAAAATGGGCAAATACCCAAATGGATGGCTTCAAGACAAATCCTAAAGTAGTTCAATTAGAAAAAACGGTAGATGAAAATTTAAATTCCATAAAGTATATAGCTCAAGAAAAAGGCATTGAATTAAAGCATAATATAGCAAAAAGCTTTGTTTACATGGATCCTGAACAACTCAATATAATAATTAATAATTTGCTTAATAATTCTATCAAATTTACTCCAACAGGAGGATTTATTGAAGTTAATTACTCTCAAAATGATACTTCTATCTTTTTAAGTATAGAAGATAACGGAATTGGAATGGACCAAAATACTTTAGCCAGCTTAAAAGGAGAATTAAACGAACGATCATTCTCTAGAAAAGGAACAGCTAAGGAAATAGGCACTGGCTTAGGAATGCTTTTAGTTAAGCAGTTTTTAACATTCAATAATGCCTTTATAGAAATTGAGAGTGAAGAAGGAAAAGGAACACGCTTTATTTTAACATTCCCTAAAGCAACTGAAGGAATCTGA
- a CDS encoding DUF6122 family protein, which translates to MTTIIHYSLHFIAPLGIAYLYSPKNWKNAYFVLLGTMLVDLDHLLASPIFDPDRCSVGFHPLHSYYAILIYFFLLFPKRSRLVAIGLLFHMFTDGLDCWFQGTF; encoded by the coding sequence ATGACAACTATTATACATTATAGCTTACATTTTATTGCACCATTAGGGATTGCTTATTTGTATAGTCCTAAAAATTGGAAGAATGCCTATTTCGTTTTATTAGGCACAATGTTGGTTGATTTAGACCACCTTTTAGCAAGTCCTATATTCGATCCTGATCGATGCAGCGTTGGGTTTCACCCTCTTCACTCTTACTATGCCATTCTTATTTATTTCTTTCTACTATTCCCGAAAAGAAGCCGCCTAGTAGCCATCGGACTCCTTTTTCATATGTTTACCGATGGTTTAGATTGCTGGTTTCAGGGTACGTTTTAA
- a CDS encoding 3'-5' exonuclease, which produces MFLKLKNPLVIFDLETTGTNVVSDRIVEYSFVKVMPDGEVIKNTERVNPERPIPIETSLIHGIYDKDVKDKPAFKSLAKELSAFLHGCDLAGFNILKFDVPVLVEEFLRADVDFDISKRKLLDAQKIFHMMEKRTLTAAYKFYCDKDLVDAHSAEADTLATLEVLDAQIKRYEGESLKDLKGKVIGTIENDVEILHQITNDNMVDLAGRFVFNDDGIEVFNFGKHKGQAVEDVLKRESGYYDWMMKGDFPMDTKRKLTEIKLRGFQR; this is translated from the coding sequence ATGTTTTTAAAACTCAAAAATCCATTAGTCATTTTTGACCTGGAAACAACTGGAACCAATGTTGTAAGTGATAGGATAGTAGAATATTCTTTCGTGAAAGTAATGCCTGATGGAGAAGTCATTAAGAATACTGAAAGGGTAAATCCAGAAAGACCCATTCCCATTGAAACCAGTTTGATTCACGGAATTTATGATAAAGATGTAAAAGATAAGCCAGCATTCAAATCGCTAGCAAAGGAGCTGTCTGCCTTTTTGCATGGATGCGACTTAGCAGGTTTCAACATCCTTAAATTTGATGTACCTGTATTGGTAGAAGAATTTCTAAGAGCAGATGTTGATTTCGACATCTCTAAGAGAAAATTGTTAGATGCCCAAAAGATTTTCCATATGATGGAAAAGAGAACTTTAACAGCAGCTTATAAATTTTATTGTGATAAAGATTTAGTTGATGCTCATTCAGCTGAAGCTGATACATTAGCAACTCTTGAGGTATTGGATGCTCAGATCAAAAGATATGAAGGTGAAAGTTTAAAGGACTTAAAGGGTAAGGTGATAGGCACAATTGAAAATGATGTAGAAATCTTACATCAAATCACCAATGATAATATGGTAGATTTAGCGGGTAGATTTGTTTTTAATGATGATGGGATTGAGGTATTCAATTTTGGAAAACACAAAGGACAAGCCGTTGAAGATGTTTTGAAAAGAGAATCTGGCTATTATGACTGGATGATGAAAGGTGACTTTCCAATGGACACAAAAAGAAAGTTAACAGAGATTAAATTAAGAGGTTTTCAAAGGTAA
- a CDS encoding UDP-N-acetylmuramate--L-alanine ligase — MDLNHIKQVHFIAIGGSVMHNLALALHKRNIKVSGSDDEIYEPAAGKLKAAGLNASVGWNPDQLHKELDAVILGMHAKEDNPELKKAQELGLRIFSFPEFIREVSANKQRIVVGGSHGKSSITTMIMHVLKSAGKTFDYLVGAEIEGFDLTVQISDAAIIIIEGDEYLASKLDPQPKFLKYDHHIGVISGIKWDHKNVFPTFEDYTKQFDLFADKTPKAGSLIYCEEDNLANIVGAKEREDVRKIAYSAHEAEIKDGKTYLKTKDHGNVKINVFGKHNLQNIKAAQEVCDLLGVPADKFYAAITSFKGAKNRLELLAENNDVRVYKDYAHAPSKLKATVNALHHQFKHGKICVAYELHTFSSLDREFLNEYKDTLKYADLAFLYINPDNLKIEKGDQYSEDDLKKAFNKSDLQFFDDENELKNALEGQKGKVSTFAFLSSGHFGNLNLNETAQNLVK, encoded by the coding sequence ATGGATTTAAATCATATTAAACAAGTACATTTTATAGCAATAGGCGGCAGCGTGATGCATAATCTCGCTTTAGCCCTTCACAAAAGAAATATTAAAGTTTCAGGTTCGGATGATGAAATATATGAGCCTGCAGCAGGAAAATTAAAAGCAGCTGGATTAAATGCTTCTGTAGGATGGAATCCTGATCAGCTTCATAAAGAGTTGGATGCAGTCATTTTAGGCATGCACGCCAAGGAAGATAATCCTGAATTGAAAAAAGCACAAGAATTAGGCTTGCGAATTTTTTCCTTTCCTGAATTTATCAGAGAAGTGTCTGCCAATAAACAAAGAATCGTAGTAGGAGGAAGCCATGGAAAAAGCTCCATCACGACCATGATCATGCATGTCTTAAAATCTGCTGGTAAAACATTTGATTATTTAGTGGGGGCTGAAATTGAAGGCTTTGATTTAACAGTTCAAATATCAGATGCTGCTATCATCATCATTGAAGGAGATGAATATTTAGCCTCAAAATTAGATCCTCAACCTAAGTTTTTGAAATATGACCATCATATTGGGGTGATTTCAGGAATCAAATGGGATCATAAAAATGTGTTCCCCACTTTTGAGGATTATACCAAACAGTTTGATTTGTTTGCAGACAAAACACCTAAAGCGGGATCATTAATTTATTGCGAAGAAGATAATCTTGCTAACATTGTAGGAGCTAAAGAACGTGAAGATGTGCGTAAAATTGCTTATTCTGCCCATGAGGCTGAAATTAAGGATGGCAAAACTTATCTGAAAACCAAAGATCATGGAAATGTAAAAATCAACGTTTTTGGGAAGCATAACCTACAAAATATTAAAGCAGCTCAAGAAGTATGTGATCTTTTGGGAGTTCCTGCGGATAAGTTCTATGCAGCAATCACCTCATTTAAAGGAGCTAAAAACAGATTGGAATTATTGGCGGAAAATAATGATGTAAGGGTTTATAAAGATTATGCCCACGCGCCATCTAAGCTAAAAGCTACCGTCAATGCATTGCATCATCAATTCAAACATGGTAAAATTTGTGTGGCTTATGAATTACACACTTTTAGCAGTTTAGATCGTGAATTTTTAAATGAATATAAGGATACTTTAAAGTATGCTGACCTAGCATTTTTATATATCAACCCTGATAATCTTAAAATAGAAAAGGGTGATCAATATAGTGAAGATGATCTTAAAAAAGCTTTCAATAAATCTGATTTGCAGTTTTTTGATGATGAAAATGAATTAAAAAACGCATTGGAAGGACAAAAAGGAAAGGTATCTACCTTTGCATTTTTAAGTTCAGGTCATTTTGGAAACTTAAACCTTAATGAAACCGCTCAAAATTTAGTTAAATAA
- a CDS encoding sensor histidine kinase, translating into MDKIYKYNPLFLWFKNPETEKKFNLSSFKEDLYALRFVIILGTTLSIIFIFVDVIRYKPDLISIIFRGGMALILMILGGLTFLFKQEKYQSTQYMGILIALFVSTVFFLHYHFNNDPAFNIFLSNILMVIIFITSTIMGMRFRYALMVNTINFVGYILYVENIKYSAIAERQISQLFVIYLVGILASYLLDRQKMTSFINKNELGLEVQKVDELNKVKNKLFSIISHDLRGPIVSLKGILSLYKKGGISEEEFKQLTNNLENEFDSSSYLLDNLLAWSKTQLQGLEIKKTTINLHEELLIIKKLFESQLKAKKIDLVISITDNENVLVDKESIQIVFRNIISNAIKFTPFGGKISISSKIHNDEMIKLEVSDSGIGIPPEKLQQLFEISKDTLIGTSSSNGAGIGLLLVKEFVELNDGQVTVDSILGKGTSFRILLPTK; encoded by the coding sequence TTGGACAAAATATATAAATATAATCCATTATTTCTGTGGTTTAAAAATCCTGAAACTGAGAAAAAGTTTAATCTTAGTAGCTTTAAAGAAGATTTATACGCACTTCGTTTTGTCATTATTTTAGGCACGACCCTAAGTATTATTTTCATTTTTGTAGATGTAATTCGATATAAACCTGATTTAATATCCATAATATTCCGTGGTGGAATGGCTCTTATTCTGATGATATTAGGCGGGTTGACTTTTCTTTTCAAACAGGAAAAATATCAATCCACACAATATATGGGGATATTAATAGCATTATTCGTATCCACTGTTTTCTTTTTACATTATCATTTTAATAATGATCCAGCTTTTAATATATTCTTATCAAATATATTGATGGTAATAATCTTTATTACTTCTACCATTATGGGTATGAGATTCCGATATGCACTCATGGTAAATACTATCAATTTTGTAGGCTATATTTTATATGTGGAAAATATCAAGTATTCAGCTATAGCCGAAAGACAAATATCTCAGCTTTTTGTAATTTATTTGGTGGGGATTTTAGCTTCCTACTTACTTGACAGACAAAAGATGACTTCTTTCATTAATAAAAATGAGCTGGGTTTAGAAGTACAAAAGGTAGATGAGTTGAATAAAGTCAAAAACAAACTCTTTTCTATAATTTCACATGATCTCAGAGGCCCCATTGTTTCTCTAAAAGGAATATTAAGTTTATATAAAAAGGGGGGGATTAGTGAGGAAGAATTCAAGCAATTAACTAATAATTTGGAAAATGAATTTGATAGTTCTTCCTATTTATTGGATAATCTACTTGCATGGTCAAAAACTCAATTACAGGGATTAGAAATAAAAAAGACAACTATCAATCTACATGAAGAATTATTGATCATAAAAAAGTTATTTGAGTCGCAGCTAAAAGCCAAAAAGATTGACCTCGTGATTTCGATAACAGATAATGAAAACGTTCTGGTAGATAAAGAAAGTATTCAAATTGTATTCCGAAATATTATTTCAAATGCGATTAAATTCACGCCATTTGGAGGAAAAATATCAATTTCATCAAAGATCCACAATGACGAAATGATTAAACTTGAAGTTTCTGATTCAGGTATAGGAATACCCCCCGAAAAATTGCAACAGTTGTTCGAAATCAGTAAAGACACATTAATTGGAACTTCCTCCTCTAATGGAGCAGGCATAGGCCTATTGTTGGTAAAAGAGTTTGTAGAACTTAATGATGGTCAAGTTACCGTAGATAGTATTCTTGGAAAAGGTACTTCATTCCGAATTTTGTTGCCAACTAAATAA
- a CDS encoding DUF3109 family protein, which translates to MILVGNAVITDDIKDKNFVCNIEKCKGACCVEGDLGAPLTDEELPIMKEIYPKVKPYLSAEGIKAIEEQGEYIEDWEGDYSTTTINEKECAYAIYDDKGILKCGIEQAHNDGKIDFLKPISCHLYPIRITKYDEYDALNYDRWEICNPACDFGEKLGVPLYKFLKDALIRNYSKEWYEELVKEIEPGNSES; encoded by the coding sequence ATGATATTAGTAGGCAATGCAGTCATCACCGATGACATTAAGGATAAAAATTTTGTTTGTAACATTGAAAAATGCAAAGGCGCATGTTGTGTGGAAGGCGATTTGGGTGCTCCATTAACAGATGAGGAACTGCCCATCATGAAGGAAATTTATCCAAAAGTGAAGCCTTATTTATCAGCAGAAGGCATAAAAGCCATAGAGGAACAAGGAGAATACATTGAAGATTGGGAAGGCGATTATAGCACCACCACCATCAATGAAAAAGAATGCGCCTATGCTATATACGATGATAAAGGAATTTTAAAATGTGGTATTGAACAAGCCCATAATGACGGGAAAATTGATTTCTTAAAACCTATTTCTTGCCATTTATACCCAATTAGAATTACAAAATATGATGAATACGATGCCTTAAATTACGATAGATGGGAAATTTGTAATCCTGCTTGTGATTTTGGTGAAAAACTGGGTGTTCCTTTATATAAATTCTTGAAAGATGCCTTGATAAGAAATTATAGTAAAGAATGGTATGAAGAGTTAGTAAAGGAAATTGAACCTGGCAATTCAGAAAGCTAA
- a CDS encoding SLC13 family permease, whose translation MDFQTIATLAVILLAIILFVTEKLSVDLIGLVIICALVITGVISPVEGIKGFSNTATITVAFMFVMSAALLKTGALQFVAYKLSDIFKKNFRLGLVMMMLLIALISAFINNTPVVAVFIPVVIQIAKSTGKSPSQLLIPLSFASIFGGTCTYIGTSTNVLVSGIAQDFGFEGFSMFQLMPFGIILVLVGTLYMMLVGSRLLPKRRKNDEDLEEKFGMREYLTEIELQDSTDSIGKTIMQSSLVNDLKIDILEINRQGTRYNLPQGDFILHSGDILKVRCNLSNIKELKSRAKVLEGSSLKMAGDNLQGTGTSLVEMVISSNSEFDGKNLQELDFRRRYRASPLAIRHREEVLHEDLYDIKLKAGDVLLAEVKSHYVKELRKKEMSQNAPFALLSSDIVIDFNKKQFLIVTSILATVIALATFEVLDIVISVMAGVVALVLLNILNMREVYKAINWKIVFLLAGVLSFGVALSNTGLDQKIASGLLNQLGAFGPVIVLSGLYLVTSFLTELMSNNATAALMAPIAIAISTQLGLVPTPFLMAVTFAASASFMTPIGYQTNTMVYTAGSYKFTDFTKVGVSLNLLFWILATIFLPMIFPFQSL comes from the coding sequence ATGGATTTTCAAACTATTGCGACCTTAGCGGTCATTTTATTGGCTATCATACTATTTGTAACTGAAAAGCTTTCAGTTGACTTAATAGGCTTAGTGATAATATGTGCTTTGGTGATAACTGGGGTGATAAGTCCTGTTGAAGGAATTAAGGGTTTTAGCAATACGGCCACCATTACCGTAGCTTTTATGTTTGTGATGAGTGCTGCCCTCTTAAAAACTGGTGCCTTGCAGTTTGTAGCTTATAAGTTATCAGATATTTTTAAAAAGAATTTTAGGTTAGGATTGGTCATGATGATGCTTTTGATAGCCTTAATTTCTGCCTTTATTAATAATACACCAGTGGTGGCTGTTTTTATTCCTGTGGTAATCCAGATTGCCAAAAGTACAGGCAAAAGTCCGTCACAATTACTAATCCCACTTTCATTTGCTTCAATTTTCGGAGGAACCTGTACGTATATTGGTACTTCCACTAATGTGTTGGTAAGCGGTATTGCCCAAGATTTTGGTTTTGAAGGATTCTCGATGTTTCAATTAATGCCTTTTGGTATAATATTGGTTTTGGTGGGTACACTCTATATGATGTTGGTAGGTTCTAGGCTTTTGCCTAAAAGACGAAAAAATGATGAAGATCTAGAAGAGAAATTTGGTATGCGTGAATACCTTACCGAAATAGAACTACAAGATAGTACAGACTCTATTGGGAAAACTATCATGCAAAGTTCATTGGTGAATGATTTGAAAATAGATATTCTGGAAATTAATCGACAGGGGACACGTTATAATTTACCGCAAGGAGATTTTATTTTACATTCTGGAGATATTTTAAAAGTCCGTTGCAATTTATCCAATATTAAAGAGCTGAAAAGTAGAGCAAAGGTTTTGGAGGGGTCTTCTTTGAAAATGGCTGGAGATAATTTGCAAGGAACTGGCACTTCTTTAGTAGAAATGGTCATCAGTTCAAATTCTGAATTTGATGGAAAAAATTTACAAGAACTTGACTTTAGAAGACGATATAGAGCTTCTCCTTTAGCTATTCGTCATAGAGAAGAGGTTTTGCACGAAGATTTGTATGATATCAAATTGAAAGCTGGAGACGTATTGCTAGCGGAGGTAAAATCTCACTATGTGAAAGAACTCCGCAAAAAGGAAATGAGCCAGAATGCTCCTTTTGCCTTGCTTTCGTCAGATATTGTGATCGATTTTAATAAAAAGCAATTCTTAATTGTAACAAGTATTTTAGCAACAGTTATTGCGTTGGCTACATTCGAAGTTTTAGATATTGTTATTTCTGTAATGGCTGGAGTTGTAGCTTTGGTATTACTTAATATTTTGAATATGCGTGAAGTGTATAAAGCCATCAACTGGAAGATTGTATTCTTGCTTGCAGGAGTTTTAAGCTTTGGAGTGGCTTTAAGTAATACAGGGTTAGATCAAAAAATAGCCAGTGGACTTTTAAATCAGTTAGGAGCATTTGGACCCGTGATAGTACTAAGTGGTTTGTATTTAGTTACTTCTTTCTTAACTGAATTAATGTCTAATAATGCTACAGCAGCCTTGATGGCACCCATTGCTATTGCAATAAGTACGCAACTGGGATTAGTACCTACTCCATTTTTAATGGCGGTTACTTTTGCTGCTTCTGCTAGTTTTATGACTCCTATTGGTTATCAAACCAACACTATGGTGTATACGGCCGGAAGTTATAAATTCACTGATTTTACCAAAGTGGGAGTGAGTTTAAATTTGCTATTCTGGATTTTGGCAACCATTTTCTTGCCTATGATTTTCCCTTTTCAATCGCTTTAA
- a CDS encoding sensor histidine kinase, which translates to MNTAYLEEITTLLDNQNLNYELLDSLNIVDFNNFNCHYILIENCILYAITIGQVNGKKSQFFFKNLQEAAQLNQEQKLTFIMDTSHLESIPASAREEIHFFDLSFRKYWSKFLFIYDGIGKVIIDLYEIHKPEHLIGVEKVSKPKLAIDYAINSKKPDPSSDDYLNSLSRQELIKEIKELKAKVNVQNEDVKKDENQLIDILNNLSWKGKDTNLIKEENVGNLIPVHGLLNTIITDFKALNQELDDLRDEFYDKLQFQVGEVLHQEATLRAIFDNLESIVWMVDAEYNILAFNNKFHQHVKSHYGISPEVGMNLLEQSELASQYDNTIKRIDLALNGKEERYRDFYRENGIVIKVVDSKIFPVLVNKYINGIVCITDDITQNFEAKERIKNNERIIASVNKNISEAIYRSTHDKGLIFVNEAFVKMFGFESKDELYHHAKLNSLYANPDDRERLGNLLIKKKEVTNVEVQFRKKNGETFTGLISSMVSEEEEGAATYFDGAIRDVTAIKSAQEKLKKQNRELKKLNTELDSFVYSASHDLKAPLSSIKGLINLAKNENDKEQLANYLDLVDQSINKLDDFIKDIVDLSRNSRQDVKSEPIDFQQIVKDTLENYQYLQNYDKIEKQIEIDSDVDFYSDKRRLKVIFNNLISNSIRYFNPYIDNPYVKISIKTDKEKSVIKILDNGLGIENQYLEKIFDMFFRASNNSKGTGIGLYIVKETIQKVNGEIKVESEIEKGTTFTVTIPNLNA; encoded by the coding sequence TTGAATACAGCATATTTAGAAGAAATAACTACTCTATTAGACAACCAAAATCTTAATTATGAGCTTTTGGATAGTTTGAATATCGTTGATTTCAATAATTTTAATTGTCATTATATATTAATAGAAAACTGTATTCTTTATGCTATTACGATCGGCCAAGTAAATGGTAAAAAATCTCAATTCTTTTTTAAGAATCTACAAGAAGCAGCACAATTAAATCAGGAGCAAAAATTAACTTTTATAATGGATACTTCTCATTTGGAGAGTATTCCTGCCTCAGCCAGAGAGGAAATACATTTTTTTGATTTATCCTTCAGAAAATATTGGTCTAAATTTTTATTTATTTATGATGGTATTGGCAAAGTAATCATAGACTTGTATGAGATTCATAAACCAGAGCATTTAATAGGTGTTGAGAAAGTAAGTAAGCCTAAATTAGCTATTGATTATGCAATAAATAGTAAAAAGCCTGATCCATCCTCTGATGATTATTTAAATTCTCTTTCACGTCAGGAACTGATAAAGGAGATTAAGGAACTGAAAGCAAAGGTTAATGTGCAGAATGAGGATGTGAAAAAAGACGAAAATCAATTAATTGATATTTTAAATAATTTAAGCTGGAAGGGAAAGGATACTAATTTAATAAAAGAAGAAAACGTAGGAAATTTAATTCCAGTGCACGGCTTGTTAAATACGATTATCACTGATTTTAAGGCGTTAAATCAGGAGCTTGATGACTTGAGAGATGAGTTTTATGATAAGCTCCAATTTCAAGTTGGTGAAGTTTTGCATCAGGAAGCTACTTTAAGGGCTATTTTTGATAATCTTGAATCCATTGTTTGGATGGTGGATGCTGAGTATAATATTTTGGCATTTAATAATAAGTTTCATCAACATGTAAAAAGTCATTATGGAATTTCTCCCGAGGTAGGAATGAATCTGTTGGAGCAAAGTGAATTAGCTTCCCAATATGACAATACAATTAAGCGTATTGATTTAGCGCTGAACGGTAAGGAAGAAAGATATAGAGATTTTTATAGGGAGAATGGAATAGTTATTAAAGTAGTAGACTCTAAAATCTTTCCTGTTTTAGTAAATAAATATATAAACGGAATTGTTTGCATTACTGATGACATCACTCAAAATTTTGAAGCCAAAGAGAGAATTAAGAATAACGAAAGAATCATTGCATCAGTAAATAAGAATATTTCTGAAGCGATTTATAGAAGTACCCATGATAAAGGCTTGATTTTCGTAAATGAGGCTTTTGTTAAAATGTTTGGTTTTGAATCTAAAGATGAACTATATCATCATGCTAAATTGAACAGCCTATATGCAAATCCAGATGACAGAGAACGCTTGGGGAATTTACTTATCAAAAAGAAAGAAGTGACTAATGTGGAAGTCCAGTTTCGAAAGAAAAATGGAGAGACTTTTACTGGATTGATTAGTAGTATGGTCAGTGAAGAAGAGGAGGGAGCCGCCACCTATTTTGATGGGGCAATACGCGATGTCACCGCAATTAAAAGCGCACAGGAAAAATTAAAAAAGCAAAATAGGGAATTAAAGAAATTGAATACTGAGTTGGATAGCTTTGTCTATAGCGCATCCCATGATCTGAAAGCTCCACTTAGCTCTATCAAAGGCTTGATCAATTTAGCTAAGAATGAAAATGATAAAGAACAACTTGCCAATTATTTGGATTTAGTGGATCAAAGCATAAATAAGCTCGATGATTTTATAAAAGATATAGTAGATCTTTCAAGAAATTCAAGACAAGACGTAAAGTCAGAACCTATAGATTTTCAACAAATAGTGAAGGATACACTCGAAAATTATCAATATTTACAGAATTATGATAAAATCGAAAAGCAGATTGAAATTGATTCGGATGTAGATTTTTATTCTGATAAAAGAAGATTGAAAGTTATATTCAATAACCTAATTTCCAATTCAATTCGATATTTCAATCCGTATATTGATAATCCTTATGTTAAAATTTCTATTAAAACGGATAAAGAAAAATCTGTGATAAAAATTTTAGATAATGGATTAGGAATTGAAAATCAATATCTTGAGAAGATATTTGATATGTTCTTTAGAGCTTCTAACAATAGCAAAGGCACTGGTATTGGTTTGTATATTGTTAAAGAAACCATTCAAAAGGTGAATGGAGAAATAAAAGTAGAGTCAGAAATTGAAAAAGGTACTACTTTTACGGTTACCATCCCGAATCTGAATGCTTAG